A window of Streptomyces sp. NBC_01241 genomic DNA:
GCGCAAGCGCCACGAGCTGCATCTCGCGCACCGCGCCTCGCACGACGCGCTCACCGGCCTGCCCAACAGCGCCGAGCTCCGCTCACGGCTCGGCTCCCGGCTCTGCGAGCGGCCGCACGCCGTGGCCACCACGGCGGTCGAGGCGCTGGACGCGGCGTACGGCGATGTCGACGATCCGGACACGCGGACGCACGGCTACGACGTGGACTCGGCGCCCGGCGGTCCGTACGACCACCATGTGCACGCCGTCGCGCCCGACACCGGGGACGACGACGGCGCGAAGGGCCTCGCGGTCCTCTTCTGCGACCTCGACGGCTTCAAGTCCATCAATGACCGTTTCGGCCACCACACCGGTGACGCCGTACTGATCGAGGTCGCCCGCCGCCTCACCATCTGTGTCCGCGACGGCGACACCGTCGCCCGGCTCGGGGGTGACGAATTCGTCGTCCTCGCCGACGGGCTCGGTGCCGCGGACGCCGCGGACCTGGCCGTACGCCTGCGTAACGCCATCATTCCGCCCATTCGGGTCGACGGCCGGGCGGTGCGCGTCGGGGCGAGTTTCGGCATCGGCTGGGCCGCCTGCGGGATGACGGCGGAAGAAGTGCTGCGCTCCGCCGACCAGCGGATGTACGTGGAGAAGCGGTCGCGGTCGAAGGTTCACCGCAGGGCCGGCTGACGTTCACGGCGGTGCTGCTCCGCCACCCCGGGGGCGGTTCCGGGACGGGCGTCGGCAATTCTTGGTGTGGTCCGTTCGGGGTAGGCTCGGCCGGTCGGCCACGGCTGGCGATATTCGGCGACGGCTGGCGACATGGTGAGGAGTGACCAGGGATGACGGCCGGGAACAATGGCGCAAACAAGCCCGAGGACGACGATCCGTTCGGCTATCTGTACGAGGACGGACAGGCAGCGGGCGCCCAGCCGCCGCGGCAGGGCGGCTACGGCTACCCGGGCCCGGCGGCACCGCAGCCCGGGGTGCCCCGGACCTCGTACAACCAGGTGCGGACTGTCGGCGAGCGCCAGTACGGGCAGCAGGTGCCGCACCAGCAGCCGTACGGTCAGCCGCAGGCGCAGTACGCCGCCCCGGAGACGTACCCCGGCGCCCCCACCGCGCAGGTCCCGCAGCAGGGCGGCCGCCCCGGCGGCCCCGGCAAGGGCGGCCCGAATACCAAGGGTCTGCTGATCGGCGCGGTCGCGGTGGTCCTGGTCGTGCTCATCGGCATCGGCGCCGCGCTGCTCACGGGCGAGGACAAGAAGGACAAGCAGAAGGACGAGGCCACCACCTCCGCCGGTCCCGGCAGCCAGGTCGAGGAGTCCCCGAAGCCGCAGGAGTCCGCGAGCTCCGAGGCCCCGGCCGAGCTCCCCAAGCAGGACGCGGCGACGCTGAAGCTCGGCGGCACGGCCCAGCTGGACAACTCGGTCAAGGGTGCGGAGAGCGCCAACGGCCAGTACATCAACCTCAATGAGGTCGGCAGGTCGGCGACCTGGTCGGTCGAGGTGCCGGAGGCCGGTGAGTACACGCTGTTCGTGACGTACGGCGTACCGGGCAAGGACGCCAAGACGTCCCTCACGGTCAATGCCGAGGCTCCCCGCGAGATCAGGATGAAGAACTTCGCGGAGGCGCCGGAGGGTGACCTGGAGAAGGGCTGGACGACCACGTTCTCCTGGATCCAGCTCAACAAGGGCCCGAACACGATCACGATCTCGTGCAACGAGGGTGACCAGTGCGACGCCAACCTGGACCAGCTGTCGCTGAAGGCCGGTCACGTGAAGCGCTGACCCGTACGCGAGCGGTCCGGCCCCCACGCCTTCGGATGTGGGGGCCGGACCGCTTTTGCGTGCGGGCCGTCAGCCCATCAGGCTCAAGAACCCCGCCACCGTCGCGGCCATCGCCCCGCGGCCCGGTGCGATGTACTTGCGCGGGTCCACGCCCGTGGTGTTCTCGGCCAGGTACGCCCGTACCGCGCCGGTGAACGCGGTGTTCAGCGCCGTACCCACGTTGATCTTCACCATGCCGGAGGAGGCGACGGCCTGGCGGATCTCCTCGTCCGGGACGCCGCTGGAGCCGTGCAGCACCAGCGGGACGGGGACCGCGTCGCGCAGCCGGCCGATCAGGGCGTGGTCCAGGGCGGCGGTGCGCTCGGTCATGGCGTGCGAGGAGCCGACGGCGACGGCCAGCGCGTCCACGCCGGTGTCGCGGACGTACGCGGCGGCCTCGGCCGGGTCGGTGCGGACGCCGGGGGCGTGGGCGTCGAGCGGGGCCTCGCCCTCCTTGCCGCCGACCTTGCCGAGCTCGGCCTCGATCCAGATGCCGCGCTCGTGCCCCCAGGCCACCGCCTCGGCCGTGGCCCGCACGTTCTCCTCGTAACCGAGCCTGGAGGCGTCGAACATCACCGAGCCGAAGCCCTCCGTGTGCGCCTGGTGCAGCAGCTCCACGGACTCGACGTGGTCGAGGTGGAGCGCCAGGGGGGCGTCGGAGGCGCGGGCGACGGCGGCGGCCGCGGCGGCGATCGCGGAGAGCCGGCCGCCGTGGAACTTCACGGCGTTCTCGGAGATCTGCAGGATGGCGGGTGCTCCGGCGCGCTCGGCGCCGGCCGCGATGGCCTCCGCGTGCTCCAGCGTGATGACGTTGAAGGCGGCGATCCCGCGTCCCTGGGCCTGTGCGGCACGGACGAGTTCACCGGTGCTGACGAGCGGCATGCTGACCTCTGTTGCTTCTGCTGAACGGACCGGTCGGGCGGTCCGGTACGGGTGGCGGTTCAGACCGCCGCGGTGTGTTCCTCGACGTCGACGCCCGGCAGGAGCTCCTCGTACGCCGTACGGTCGAAGTCGCCGGCCGTCGGGGAGAGCACGGTCGCCGTCGACAGTGCCACCGCCCGCCGCAGCCGGTCCGGCCAGCTCAGTCCCTCGACGAGGCCGGACAGCAGTCCGGCCACCGCGGAGTCGCCCGCCCCGGTCGGATTGCCCAGGACCCTGGCGGGCGGCGAGGCCCGCCAGACGCCGTCGGGGGTGACCGCCAGCATGCCGTCCGGGCCCAGTGACGCGATGACGCCCTGCGCGCCTCGGCGGCGGGCGTCGTGGGTGGCGCGCAGCGGTTCGCGGGAGCCGGTGAGCTGGGCGAGCTCCTCGGCGTTGGGCTTGATCAGGTCGGGGCGGGCGGCGATGCCGCGGCGCAGCGGTTCGCCGCTGGTGTCCAGGAGTACGGGGATGCCCGCCGCGCGGGCCGGCCGGATCAGTTCGGCGTAGGCGCCGACGTGGATGCCGGGTGGCAGGCTGCCGCAGAGGGCGACGGCGTCGGCCCCGGTGAGGAGCTCCTCGTACCGGTCGAGGAGGGCGGCCCATTCGTCGGCGGTGACGAGCGGGCCGGGTTCGTTGAGCTGGGTGGTGTCGCCGGTGGCCCGGTCGACTACGGCGATCGTGCGACGGGTGTTCCCGGCGACGGTGACGAGGGCGTCGGTGATCGGCGCGGGGGCGGGTGTGGATATGGGCGTGGTGGTTGCTGGCGTGACGGCTGCGGCTGCGGCGGCGGCCCTGGTATCCGTTCCCGACGTGTCCCGCGGCGCAAGTTGCGCCAGCAGTTCGCGCAGTTCGGCTCCGGTGGAGCCTCCGGCGAAGCCGGTGACTACGGTCGCCTGCCCGAGGGCGGAGAGCACCCGGGCCACGTTGAGGCCCTTGCCGCCGGGTCGTTCGGCCATGTCACCGACGCGGTGGCTGGCGTGCGGAACGAGCTCCGGGACGCCGTACGTCAGGTCGAGTGCCGTATTCAGTGTGACCGTGAGGATCACCGCGGCCGCTCCCTCGATCCCTGCTCCGAAGCGCGAATCCGTGGATGGAATGCGCTTTCTCTGGCTGTTTCCCAGGCGATCATGCCAAAGAGGTGGCGGTCGGCCCAGACCTCCGGATCAACCGCCGTCTCTTCGTTACGTATTCGGCTCACTGTCAGTAATGGGTCAAATCAGCCAATGTGGGGCTGAATGATCCATTCGCCCTTGCGCATGACGCCCTTGAGCGTGAAGTCCGCGTCCAGGACCACCAGGTCCGCGTCCTTGCCCGGCTCCAGCGAGCCGACCCTGTCGTAGACACCGAGCAGCCGGGCCGGGTTGGCGGAGATGGATTGCACGACGTCCCCGACCGGAATCCTGTCGATCGTCACGGCCCGGTGGAACGCGGTGTCCAGGGTGAGCGTGGAGCCCGCGATCGAGTTGCCCTCCACCAGCCGTGCGACGCCGTCCTTGACCTCGACTGCGAGCGGGCCGAGCTGGTAGCGGCCGTCACCGAAGCCCGCCGCGTCCATGGCGTCGGTGATCAGCGCGACGCGGTGGGCGCCCGCGTGGTGGTAGGCCAACTGCAGGGCGGCGGGGTGCAGATGCGTACCGTCGTTGATCAGCTCGACGGTGATCCGCTCGTCCTCCAGCAGCGCCGCGATCGGGCCGGGTGCGCGGTGGGCGAGCGGCGGCATCGCGTTGTAGAGGTGCGTGGCGACGGTGGCGCCCGCGTCGATCGCCTCGACGGTCTGCTCGTACGTGGCGTCGGTGTGCCCGATCGCGGCGATGACCCCGTGCTCGGCGAGCAGCCGCACCGACTCGATGCCGCCCGGGAGTTCGGTGGCGAGTGTGAACATCTTCGCGGTGCCGCGCGCCGCGTCCATCAGCTTGCGGACCTCGGCCGGGTCCGGGTGGCGCAGCAGACCCTCGCTGTGCGCGCCCTTGCGGCACGGCGAGATGAACGGCCCCTCGAAGTGGATGCCGGCCAGGTCGCCCTGCTCGACCAGTTCGGAGAGGAGGCCGGCCCGCTGGGCGAGGAAGTCCATCTCGCCGGTGACGGTGGAGGCGACCAGCGTGGTCGTGCCGTGCTCGCGGTGGGTACGGATGCCGGTGAGGACCTCGTCCACGGTGCCGGAGGTGAAGGACGCGCCGCCGCCGCCGTGGTTGTGCATGTCGACGAAGCCGGGGACCACCCAGTGGCCGCTCAGGTCGATGGACCGGGCGCCCTCCGGCGTCGAGCCGGCGATCCGGGTGCCTTCGACGATCACCCGGCCGTCCTCGACGGTTCCGGTGGGAAGCACCACCCGGGCACCTGCGAGAACGGTGCTGTCTGCGCGTTCGGCCATCAGGCGGATACCTCCGTGGAGAGAAGATCCCAGGCGAGCAGCCCTGCGCCCAGGCATCCGGCGGTGTCCCCGAGGGCCGCCGGGACGATGTGGGGCAGCTTCTGGAACGTGACGCGTTCCTCGACGGCCGCACGCAGTGGTGTGAACAAGGTTTCCCCGGCCTCGGCGAGCCCGCCACCGATGATGAGCGTGCGGGGATCGAGCAGGGTCAGTGCCATGACCAGCCCGCCGGCGAGTGCGTCCACGGCGTTCCGCCAGACCTCCACGGCTGCCGGGTCGCCCGACTCGACGGCCTTCGCGCAGTCCGCCGCGTCCGCCGTCGGATCGCCGGACGCGGCGGCCCAGGCGCGGGTCACGGCGGCGGCCGATGCCAGGGTCTCCAGGCAGCCGCGCTGGCCGCAGTCGCAGTCCGGGCCGTCCGGCCGGACCACGATGTGCCCGATCTCGCCCGCGTACCCGTGAGCGCCGGGCTCGATGGTGCCCGCGATGCCGATGGCCCCGGCGATCCCGGTGCCCAGCGGTACGAAGAGGAACCGGTCGGCGCCCTTGCCCGCGCCGATCCGGCCCTCGGCGAGCCCGCCGGTGCGCACATCGTGGCCGAGCGCGACGGGGACGCCACCGAGCCGCTCGCCGAGCAGGACCCGCATGGGTACGTCGCGCCAGCCCAGGTTCGTGGCATAGACCGCGATCCCGTTCTCGGCGTCGACGATGCCGGGCACGGCGACACCGGCCGCGACGGCGCTCTCGCCGAAGTGCTCCTCGCCGTACGCCCGCAGGTCCGCGGCGAAGGCGAGGATCGACTCCACGACGGCGTCGGGACCGCGCTCTCTGCCGGTCGCCCGCCGCGCCTCGTACAGCAGGGTGCCGTCGGCCCCGACCAGTGCGGCCTTCATTCCGGTGCCGCCCACATCGAGGGCGATGACGTGTTTCACGGGAAACAGTTTCGCCCGAGGAGCGAAAAAGGTCTAGTCCACTATTGAGGTTTGTTGCGCATCCATACAAAATCGGCGCCAACGGGCTGCCGGCGGACCGGCAACGGGCTGTCAACGGGCCGTCAACAGGGATCCGTTGACGCGTCGCGAAAGCGATACTCCGACGGTGCAGACCTTCGGAGATCGTCCGGGAGAGGTTCACCGCTCATTCGGAAGCCCCCACGAGGGCGTGGGCGGCGCCCGGGCGGCAGCCAGCCCCGAGAGCGTGCTCGGCCGGATCGCACGGGAGCCGGCGGCGGAGGGCGCGGAGCAGCGCAGGACGGGGAGCAGCGCAGGGCGCGGAGCAACGGGCGAACCGGTGGCGGCCCTCCGGCCGGGCGATATGTTGGCTGATATGACCACCCCCCCGAATGGCCCCGACGCCACGGACAGCCCCGGCGGCCTCTCCGACCGGGACCGTGCCGTGCTCGCCGTCGAGCGGCAGTCGTGGGCCGGACCCGGGGCGAAGGACCGCGCGATCCGCGAACAGCTCGGCATCTCGCCCACGCGCTACTACCAGTTGCTGAACGCCCTCCTCGACGACCGCCGCGCCCTGGAGGCCGACCCGGTGACGGTGAACCGCCTGCGCCGGGTCCGGGAGGCGAGGCGGGGCAGGCGCTGACCGGGGCGGCGCTGATGCCGGCGCGGCGCCGACCATGGCTCCGCCTCGGCGCCCCACCCCTGGTCGGCGACGACCGCGGCTCCGCCCCGGCCCGACTGCAGGGCGTTCCGGGCGCCCCCTTCTGGTCGGAGCCGACCGGGGCTCCGCCCCCGGAAACACCCGACGCGGGCGCCCTACCCCCGGCCTCCTGCTACGCACCCCCAACCCGCGCGCCCCGCTATAGGCTCGCCCCCATGGGCAGCAACCCGCACGCACCCACGCCGAGCGAAATCCCGTCCGAGCTCCCCGCCCCCACCACCCCACCCGGCCGAGAAGCCCTCGCCGCGATCCTCGCGCGCCCCGACCGCGCCGTCATCGCGCTCGACTTCGACGGGACCCTCGCCGACATCGTCCCGGACCCGGAGCAGGCCCGCGCCCACCCCGGCGCCGTCGACGCGCTCGTCGCACTCGCCCCGAAAGTGGCATCCATCGCCGTGATCACCGGCCGCCCGGCCGGCGTCGCGGTCCGGCACGGCGGCTTCGCCGGAGTGCGGGGACTGGACCACCTCGTCGTCCTCGGCCACTACGGCACCGAACGCTGGGACGCCGTGTCCGGCACCGTCCGCACCCCCGCCCCGCACCCCGGCGTCGCCGCCGTCCGGGCCGAACTCCCGGGGGTGCTCGACCGGTTCGGCACGTGGCACGGCACCTGGATCGAGGAGAAGGGCCAGGCGCTCGCCGTCCACACCCGCCGCGCCGCCGACCCGCAGGCCGCGTTCGACGCCCTGCGCGAACCCCTCGGCGAGCTCGCCGCCCGGCACGGGCTGATCGTCGAACCGGGTCGCCTGGTCCTGGAGTTGCGCCCGCCGGGCATGGACAAGGGCGTGGCGCTCGCACAGTACGTACGGGAGACCGACGCCGAGTCCGTCCTGTACGCGGGCGACGACCTGGGCGACCTCGCCGCGTACGCCGCCGTGGAGAAACTCCGCACCGAGGGCCCCGACGGCATCCCGGGCCTGCTCGTCTGCAGCGGCAGCGCCGAAGTACCCGAACTGGCCGAACGCGCGGATCTGCTGCTGAACGGTCCCGGAGCCGTCGTCGGCTTTCTGGCCGCCCTGGCCGAACGGATCTGACCGGCTCACTCCCGCCGCAGCGCGTCCAGCTGATCGAGGAACCACTGCTGCGGCGGGAGCGCCACCGCCGCCGCGGCCAGCCGTTCCGTGCGCGCCGCCCGTTCGTCGTCCGCCATCGTGAGCGCCTCGTGCAGCGCCGCGGCCGTCGCGGACACGTCGTAGGGGTTCACCACGACCGCGTCGCTGCCCAGCTCCTCGTACGCCCCCGCCTCCCGCGACAGCACCAGCGCGCAGCCGTGGTCGGAGACCACCGGGACCTCCTTGGCGACCAGGTTCATGCCGTCGCGGATCGGGTTGACGAGCGCCACGTCGGCCAGCCGGTACGCGGCGAGCGAGCGGGCGAAGTCGTCCTTGACGTGGAGCACGACCGGCGTCCAGCCCGCCGTGCCGTACGCGGCGTTGATGTCGTCGGCGACCTGCCGCACCTCGGCCGTGTAGTCGCGGTACACGGCCAGGTCCTGCCGCGAGGGGTACGCGAAGGCGATGTGGACGACGCGCTCGCGCCATTCGGGCCGCTCGTTGAGGAGCGCGCGGTAGGCGAGCAGCCCGCGCACGATGTTCTTGGACAGTTCCGTTCGGTCCACTCGTACGATCGTCTTCCGACCAGGGCCGATCTGCTCCCGCAGCGCCGCCATCCGCTCGTCCACGTCCGCCTCGTGCGCGCGCCGGCGCAGGAAGCCGGCGTCCGCGCCGAGCCCGTGCACCCCGATCCTGGTCCGCCCGGTGCCGCCCAGGATTTCCGTGCAGCAGCCGATGAAGGCGTCCGCCCAGCGCCGGGTCAGGAAGGCCGCCCGGTCGGCGCCCAGGATGCCGTGCAGCAGCTGCTCGGCGATGTCGTCGGGGAGCAGGCGGAAGTAGTCGACGGGCGCCCACGGGGTGTGCGAGAAATGGCCGATCCGCAGGTCGGGGCGGAGACCGCGGAGCATGCCGGGCACCAGTGCCAGGTGGTAGTCCTGCACCAGCACCGCGGCCCCGGGGTCCGCCTCCTCGGCGAGCGCCTCGGCGAAGGCCCGGTTGTACGTCTCGAACGATGCCCACCGCCGCCGGAACTCCGCGTCGAAGACGGGCTCCAGCGGGGTCTGGTACAGCATGTGGTGGACGAACCAGAGCACCGAATTCGCGATGCCGTTGTACGCGTCCGCGTGGACGGCCGCGTCGATGTCGAGCATCCGTACGCCGGGCTCACCGACCCCGCGGCGGACCGCCTCCCGGTCCCCGTCACCGAGCGCGGCGCACACCCACAGCTTGTCCTTGACGGCGCTCAGCCCGGAGACGAGTCCGCCGCCGCCCCGCTTCGCGTCGAGTGATCCGTCCGCCTCCAGGGTGTACGACACCGGCCCGCGGTTGGACGCGACGAGAACCCGGGCAGCGGACTGAACTGCGGACTGGGCAGTGGACTGGGCTTCGTGCTCGGAGACCATGTTGCGGAATCTAGCCGGATCACGAACCGTCCAAACGTGCACACGTGCGAAGTCGGGCCGCGTCAGGCCGCGCGGCGTGAAACGTACTCCTCGATCTCACGCATCGGAGGCCGCTCCTCGGTGTCCACCGCATGGGTGCGCGGTACGAAACCGTCCTCGCCGCGCTCGAACTGGGTGAGCGAAGGCCGTACCAGGTGCCCGCGGGACAGCCGGAGTTGCGCGGTCCGGTAGATCGCCGCCGCCATCCGGCCGAGCGCCTGCCCGTCCTGGTGGCGGTGCTTGCGCACCCCCACGTCGACCTGGGCGAGTGCGTCCAGGCCCACGGTGTGCAGCGCGTCGACGAGGAGGCCCAGCTCCACTCCGTACCCGACGGGGAAGGGCATCTGTTCGAGGAGGGAGCGGCGTACGGCGTACTCGCCGCCCAGCGGCTGGACGAAGCCGGCCAGCTGCGGCCAGTGCAGATTGAGCAGCGGACGGGCCACCAGCTCGGTGACGCGACCGCCCTGACCTGCGGTGTCACCGAGCGGGCGGTCATACATCGCCTTGACGAACCGGACGTCCGGATCGGTCAGCAGCGGGCCGACGATGCCGGAGACGAAGTCGGCCGAGAATTCCTTCAGGTCGGCGTCGACGAAGCAGACGATGTCGCCGCCGGTCACCAGGAGCGACCGCCAGAGCACCTCGCCCTTGCCGGGCACGGCGGGTATCCGGGGCAGTATGTCGTCCCGGTGCACCACCCGCGCGCCGGCCTCCCGGGCCACCTTCGCGGTGGCGTCCGTGGAACCGGAATCGATCACCACGAGTTCGTCGACCAGCTGGACCTTCTCCATCAGCTCGCGCCGGATCGTCGTGACGATCGCGCCGACCGTCGCCTCCTCGTTCAGTGCGGGCAGCACGACGCTCACGCTTCCGCGCCCCGGCTCCTTGGCAGCGAGGAGCCGGTCCAGCGGGCGGTCGGCGACCGACCAGGAACGCCTGGCCAGCCAGCTTTCGACCTCTTCCAGCACGGTCGATACTCCCTGTATGTGATCCATCTCGCGGTTCGGACGACTCTCTCAACCGTCCGGTGCTTCGGTTACAGTCTTGAACAACGCGGACGGCCCTCGCATGTCGGGGTCGGTCCGCAGACAAACGCCTGGATCGGAGATCCAGTGCCATAGCGCTCATCCAGAGGGACTGAGGGAACGGCCCGTTGAAGTCCCGGCAACCCTCCTGCCGACCGCGAGGTCAGGTGGGGAAGGTGCCAATTCCGTCTCGTGGCGAGATGCGCCGCGAGGAAGATGAGGAGAAAGGGCCTCGCCTCCATGGCTGCGCAGACTGTTGCAGTAAGCACCGACTCTTCCGCCGAGGTTGTCGACCTGGGTCCCGCCGCGGCGCTTTCCTGCCGCGAGTGCGGTGAGCGTTTCGAACTCGGTCCCATTTTCGCCTGCGCGTCCTGTTTCGGGCCGCTCGAAGTGGCGTACGACCTGCCGAGCGGCTCCCCCGACGAGCTGAAGAAGCGCATCGAGGCCGGACCCGACAACATCTGGCGTTACGCGCCGCTGCTGCCGGTCCCCGCGAATGTCGCGGACAAGCCCAACATCAACCCCGGCTTCACCAAGCTGGTCAAGGCCGACAACCTCGCCCGTGAACTGGGCGTGACCGGCGGTCTGTACGTCAAGGACGACTCCGGCAACCCGACGCACTCCTTCAAGGACCGTGTCGTCGCCATCGCCGTCGAGGCCGCCCGCGCCTTCGGTTTCACCACCCTGTCCTGCTCCTCCACCGGCAACCTCGCCGGTGCGGTGGGCGCCGCCGCCGCCCGCGCCGGCTTCCGCTCCTGCGTGTTCATCCCGCACGACCTGGAGCAGGGCAAGGTCGTCATGGCCGCGGTGTACGGCGGTGAGCTGGTCGGCATCGAGGGCAACTACGACGACGTCAACCGCTTCTGCTCGGAGCTCATCGGCGACCCGCTCGGCGAGGGCTGGGGCTTCGTCAACGTCAACCTGCGCCCCTACTACGGCGAGGGCTCCAAGACCCTGGCGTACGAGATCTGCGAGCAGCTCGGCTGGCAGCTGCCCGACCAGATCGTCATCCCGGTCGCGTCCGGCTCGCAGCTCACGAAGATCGACAAGGGTCTCCAGGAGCTGATCAAGCTGGGCCTGGTCGAGGACAAGCCGTACAAGATCTTCGGCGCCCAGGCCGAGGGCTGCTCCCCGGTCTCCACCGCCTTCAAGGCCGGTCACGACGTCGTACGGCCCCAGAAGCCGAACACCATCGCCAAGTCCCTGGCGATCGGCAACCCGGCCGACGGCCCGTACGTCCTGGACATCGCCCGCCGCACCGGCGGCGCGGTCGAGGACGTCAACGACGAGCAGGTCGTCGACGCGATCAAGCTCCTCGCCCGCACCGAGGGCATCTTCGCGGAGACGGCGGGCGGTGTGACGGTCGGCGTCACGAAGAAGCTGATCGAGGCCGGTCTGATCGACCCGGCGCTGACCACCGTCGTCCTCAACACGGGTGACGGCCTCAAGACCCTGGACG
This region includes:
- a CDS encoding carbohydrate-binding protein, translated to MTAGNNGANKPEDDDPFGYLYEDGQAAGAQPPRQGGYGYPGPAAPQPGVPRTSYNQVRTVGERQYGQQVPHQQPYGQPQAQYAAPETYPGAPTAQVPQQGGRPGGPGKGGPNTKGLLIGAVAVVLVVLIGIGAALLTGEDKKDKQKDEATTSAGPGSQVEESPKPQESASSEAPAELPKQDAATLKLGGTAQLDNSVKGAESANGQYINLNEVGRSATWSVEVPEAGEYTLFVTYGVPGKDAKTSLTVNAEAPREIRMKNFAEAPEGDLEKGWTTTFSWIQLNKGPNTITISCNEGDQCDANLDQLSLKAGHVKR
- a CDS encoding class II fructose-bisphosphate aldolase, whose product is MPLVSTGELVRAAQAQGRGIAAFNVITLEHAEAIAAGAERAGAPAILQISENAVKFHGGRLSAIAAAAAAVARASDAPLALHLDHVESVELLHQAHTEGFGSVMFDASRLGYEENVRATAEAVAWGHERGIWIEAELGKVGGKEGEAPLDAHAPGVRTDPAEAAAYVRDTGVDALAVAVGSSHAMTERTAALDHALIGRLRDAVPVPLVLHGSSGVPDEEIRQAVASSGMVKINVGTALNTAFTGAVRAYLAENTTGVDPRKYIAPGRGAMAATVAGFLSLMG
- a CDS encoding 1-phosphofructokinase family hexose kinase — translated: MILTVTLNTALDLTYGVPELVPHASHRVGDMAERPGGKGLNVARVLSALGQATVVTGFAGGSTGAELRELLAQLAPRDTSGTDTRAAAAAAAVTPATTTPISTPAPAPITDALVTVAGNTRRTIAVVDRATGDTTQLNEPGPLVTADEWAALLDRYEELLTGADAVALCGSLPPGIHVGAYAELIRPARAAGIPVLLDTSGEPLRRGIAARPDLIKPNAEELAQLTGSREPLRATHDARRRGAQGVIASLGPDGMLAVTPDGVWRASPPARVLGNPTGAGDSAVAGLLSGLVEGLSWPDRLRRAVALSTATVLSPTAGDFDRTAYEELLPGVDVEEHTAAV
- the nagA gene encoding N-acetylglucosamine-6-phosphate deacetylase, translated to MAERADSTVLAGARVVLPTGTVEDGRVIVEGTRIAGSTPEGARSIDLSGHWVVPGFVDMHNHGGGGASFTSGTVDEVLTGIRTHREHGTTTLVASTVTGEMDFLAQRAGLLSELVEQGDLAGIHFEGPFISPCRKGAHSEGLLRHPDPAEVRKLMDAARGTAKMFTLATELPGGIESVRLLAEHGVIAAIGHTDATYEQTVEAIDAGATVATHLYNAMPPLAHRAPGPIAALLEDERITVELINDGTHLHPAALQLAYHHAGAHRVALITDAMDAAGFGDGRYQLGPLAVEVKDGVARLVEGNSIAGSTLTLDTAFHRAVTIDRIPVGDVVQSISANPARLLGVYDRVGSLEPGKDADLVVLDADFTLKGVMRKGEWIIQPHIG
- a CDS encoding ROK family protein yields the protein MKHVIALDVGGTGMKAALVGADGTLLYEARRATGRERGPDAVVESILAFAADLRAYGEEHFGESAVAAGVAVPGIVDAENGIAVYATNLGWRDVPMRVLLGERLGGVPVALGHDVRTGGLAEGRIGAGKGADRFLFVPLGTGIAGAIGIAGTIEPGAHGYAGEIGHIVVRPDGPDCDCGQRGCLETLASAAAVTRAWAAASGDPTADAADCAKAVESGDPAAVEVWRNAVDALAGGLVMALTLLDPRTLIIGGGLAEAGETLFTPLRAAVEERVTFQKLPHIVPAALGDTAGCLGAGLLAWDLLSTEVSA
- a CDS encoding DUF3263 domain-containing protein encodes the protein MTTPPNGPDATDSPGGLSDRDRAVLAVERQSWAGPGAKDRAIREQLGISPTRYYQLLNALLDDRRALEADPVTVNRLRRVREARRGRR
- the otsB gene encoding trehalose-phosphatase, which produces MGSNPHAPTPSEIPSELPAPTTPPGREALAAILARPDRAVIALDFDGTLADIVPDPEQARAHPGAVDALVALAPKVASIAVITGRPAGVAVRHGGFAGVRGLDHLVVLGHYGTERWDAVSGTVRTPAPHPGVAAVRAELPGVLDRFGTWHGTWIEEKGQALAVHTRRAADPQAAFDALREPLGELAARHGLIVEPGRLVLELRPPGMDKGVALAQYVRETDAESVLYAGDDLGDLAAYAAVEKLRTEGPDGIPGLLVCSGSAEVPELAERADLLLNGPGAVVGFLAALAERI
- a CDS encoding alpha,alpha-trehalose-phosphate synthase (UDP-forming): MVSEHEAQSTAQSAVQSAARVLVASNRGPVSYTLEADGSLDAKRGGGGLVSGLSAVKDKLWVCAALGDGDREAVRRGVGEPGVRMLDIDAAVHADAYNGIANSVLWFVHHMLYQTPLEPVFDAEFRRRWASFETYNRAFAEALAEEADPGAAVLVQDYHLALVPGMLRGLRPDLRIGHFSHTPWAPVDYFRLLPDDIAEQLLHGILGADRAAFLTRRWADAFIGCCTEILGGTGRTRIGVHGLGADAGFLRRRAHEADVDERMAALREQIGPGRKTIVRVDRTELSKNIVRGLLAYRALLNERPEWRERVVHIAFAYPSRQDLAVYRDYTAEVRQVADDINAAYGTAGWTPVVLHVKDDFARSLAAYRLADVALVNPIRDGMNLVAKEVPVVSDHGCALVLSREAGAYEELGSDAVVVNPYDVSATAAALHEALTMADDERAARTERLAAAAVALPPQQWFLDQLDALRRE
- a CDS encoding glucosyl-3-phosphoglycerate synthase, coding for MLEEVESWLARRSWSVADRPLDRLLAAKEPGRGSVSVVLPALNEEATVGAIVTTIRRELMEKVQLVDELVVIDSGSTDATAKVAREAGARVVHRDDILPRIPAVPGKGEVLWRSLLVTGGDIVCFVDADLKEFSADFVSGIVGPLLTDPDVRFVKAMYDRPLGDTAGQGGRVTELVARPLLNLHWPQLAGFVQPLGGEYAVRRSLLEQMPFPVGYGVELGLLVDALHTVGLDALAQVDVGVRKHRHQDGQALGRMAAAIYRTAQLRLSRGHLVRPSLTQFERGEDGFVPRTHAVDTEERPPMREIEEYVSRRAA
- the thrC gene encoding threonine synthase; this translates as MAAQTVAVSTDSSAEVVDLGPAAALSCRECGERFELGPIFACASCFGPLEVAYDLPSGSPDELKKRIEAGPDNIWRYAPLLPVPANVADKPNINPGFTKLVKADNLARELGVTGGLYVKDDSGNPTHSFKDRVVAIAVEAARAFGFTTLSCSSTGNLAGAVGAAAARAGFRSCVFIPHDLEQGKVVMAAVYGGELVGIEGNYDDVNRFCSELIGDPLGEGWGFVNVNLRPYYGEGSKTLAYEICEQLGWQLPDQIVIPVASGSQLTKIDKGLQELIKLGLVEDKPYKIFGAQAEGCSPVSTAFKAGHDVVRPQKPNTIAKSLAIGNPADGPYVLDIARRTGGAVEDVNDEQVVDAIKLLARTEGIFAETAGGVTVGVTKKLIEAGLIDPALTTVVLNTGDGLKTLDAVAATSQATATIRPSLDAFRAAGLATS